DNA sequence from the Marinilongibacter aquaticus genome:
TCTATCACAAAATAAAGAACGCATGAAAAAATACCTCCTCGCCAGCCTGCTGCTCGTAGCCGGTTTGGCAGCCTGCCAAACCACTGCAAACACATCGAAAAACACGCAGAAAAGAGAACAAGCCGAAGAACTGAAAGGTTTGAAGAAAGCCTATTTTGCTTCGGGCTGTTTTTGGTGCGTCGAAGCCATATACGAAAGCTTGAAAGGAGTAAAAGAAGTGATCTCTGGATACAGCGGCGGCACAAAAGCCAACCCCACCTATGAAGAAGTGGGCCGCCATACCACAGGGCATGCCGAAAGTGTAGAAGTGTTTTACGATCCAGAAGTTGTTGACTTCAAAACCCTTGTCGAGGTATATTACGATTCGCAAGACCCGACCACCTATGGGCAAAACCCCGATTTCGGAGAATCGTACAGATCGATCATTTTCTACAGCAACGAAGAAGAAAAACAAATTGCCGAAGACTACAAAAACCAGCTGGCCCAATCGGGTAAATACAGCAAGCCCATTGTCACGGAAATCATTCCTTTCGAGAAATTTTGGCCGGCCGAAGACTATCACCAGAATTACGAAAAGCTGCACCCGGACCAGGCCTATGTTCGCTCTGTATCTATCCCGCGGTTGAATCGTTTCAAGGCCAAACATCCCGAATTGCTGAAGGAAAATGAATGAGCCTATCGCAATAGAAACGGAAATTATGCATAGATTTCGAAGGTAAAAATCAACCCTTCGAAACTATGCTGCACTTTCTGGCCGAGCTTTGGCAGGAAATCCTTGGATTTCTGGGCATTACAAACGCATTGAAAATTCTCAATTCAGGCGACTATTCTTCTTTCCTGACTTACGATGGCGTATTGGCTTTGATCAATCCTCTGCTTCCCTTGCTTTTGGTTTTGGAACTGCTCTTGGGTTTGATTCACAAAAAGCCGCAGGCCAAAGTGTATCGTACCAATTTCCTCATTTACATTTTCAATAGAATTGTCGGTCGGTATTTGGCCATCGGCATGGTAGCCGTATGTATCGGTTTGTTCTCGAAATACGCTCCGTTCTCCTTGGGAATTAGCTTTTGGGGACTTGTGATCGGCTACATTATTTGGGAGTTCAGCCACTTTATCTATCACTA
Encoded proteins:
- the msrA gene encoding peptide-methionine (S)-S-oxide reductase MsrA, which encodes MKKYLLASLLLVAGLAACQTTANTSKNTQKREQAEELKGLKKAYFASGCFWCVEAIYESLKGVKEVISGYSGGTKANPTYEEVGRHTTGHAESVEVFYDPEVVDFKTLVEVYYDSQDPTTYGQNPDFGESYRSIIFYSNEEEKQIAEDYKNQLAQSGKYSKPIVTEIIPFEKFWPAEDYHQNYEKLHPDQAYVRSVSIPRLNRFKAKHPELLKENE